The region CGCCCTCGGGAAGGTCTTCTTCGTGGAAATGAACTGCCATCCCTGTCGCTTAGGCGGTTGGGCAAGTGCCCGCAAGCTTTCAGTCCCCCAACGAGCGGCGGCGCGTGCCTATCAAGCTGTCGTTTCGAGGGAGAAAGTATTGCCTGCGCGCCATGCTCCCAAATGGGAGCGCACGGGGTACTGCAAATCGCGCAAGGAGCGGCAACGCAATTACGGAGCGAGAGCCGTGGCATTCGACGCCAAGACCCTGACCCACCTCGAACGCCTGGAATCCGAGGCGATCCACATCATGCGCGAGGTCGTCGCCGAGGCGACCAATCCGGTGATGCTCTATTCCGTCGGCAAGGACAGCGCGGTGATGCTGCATCTCGCGCGCAAGGCCTTCTACCCCTCGCCGCCGCCGTTCCCGCTGCTCCATGTCGATACCACGTGGAAGTTCAAGGACATGTATGCGCTGCGCGACAAGATGGCGGCAGAGAGCGGCATGGAACTGCTCATCTACCAGAACCCGGAAGCCGCCGAGAAGGGTATCAACCCGTTCGACCATGGTTCGCTCCACACCGACATGTGGAAGACCGAAGGGCTCAAGCAGGCGCTCGACAAGTACGGCTTCGACGCGGCCTTTGGCGGCGCGCGGCGCGACGAGGAAAAGAGCCGCGCCAAGGAGCGCATCTTCTCGTTCCGCACCGCCAGCCACGGCTGGGATCCCAAGAACCAGCGCCCCGAACTGTGGAACTTGTACAACGCACGCAAGAACAAGGGCGAATCGATCCGCGTATTCCCGATCTCGAACTGGACCGAGCTCGACATCTGGCAGTACATCCACCTCAACGACGTGCCGATCGTCCCGCTCTATTTCGCGGACGAGCGCCCGACCTACGAGTGGGAAGGCCAGCTGTTCATGGCCGACGATATCGAGCGCCTCGAGAAGGTGCTGAGCTATCGCCCCGAAATCACCATGAAGTCGGTCCGCTTCCGCACATTGGGCTGCTTCCCGCTGACCGGGGCAGTCGAAAGCACTGCCAAGACGCTGCCCGAAGTCATTCAGGAAACCCTGCTGACCACCACCAGCGAACGCCAGGGCCGCGTGATCGACAAGGATGCCGGTGGCGCCGGCATGGAAGTTAAGAAGCAGCAGGGGTACTTCTGATGACGGAAACGACACTTGGGCAAGACGTCATCTACAAGACCGAAGCCCTCATCGCCGAGGACATCGACGCCTATCTCGAACAGCATCAGCACAAGACCATGCTGCGCTTCATCACCTGCGGGTCGGTGGACGATGGCAAGTCGACGCTGATCGGCCGCCTGCTCTATGATTCGAAGATGATCTTCGAAGACCAGCTCGCCGCGCTCGAGAACGATTCGAAGAAGGTCGGCACGCAGGGACAGGACATCGACTTCGCGCTGCTGGTTGACGGCCTCGCCGCCGAGCGCGAGCAGGGCATCACCATCGACGTCGCCTATCGCTTCTTCAACACCGAGAAGCGCAAGTTCATCGTCGCCGATTGCCCCGGCCACGAGCAGTACACCCGCAACATGGTCACCGGCGCCTCCACGGCCGACCTCGCGGTGATCCTGATCGACGCGCGCAAGGGCGTGCTGGTGCAGACGCGCCGCCACTCCTACCTGTGCCACCTGATCGGCATCCGCAACATCGTGCTGGCCGTGAACAAGATGGACCTGGTGAACTACGATCAGGCCACCTTCGACGCCATCGTCAAGGACTACGGCGAGTTCGCGAAGTCCATCGGCATCGAGAGCTTCACCGCCATGCCGATTTCCGGCTTCAAGGGCGACAACATCACCACGCCTTCGGCCAACACGCCATGGTATCAGGGACCGACGCTGGTCGAGCACCTCGAAACCGTCGAAGTGCTGTCCTCGGTCGATGCCGACAAGCCGTTCCGCATGCCGGTGCAGTGGGTCAACCGCCCCAACCTCGATTTCCGCGGCTTTTCTGGCCTGATCGCTACCGGCTCGGTCAAGCCGGGCGACGAAGTGCGCGTCCTGCCTTCGGGCAAGACCAGCAAGGTCACCCGCATCGTCACGCTTGACGGCGATCTCGAACAAGGGGTTGCCGGACAGTCGGTCACGCTGTGCCTGGCTGACGAAGTCGATTGCTCGCGCGGGGACGTGATCAGCCTTGCCGACAATCCCCCGCAGGCCGCAGACCAGTTCGAGGCGACTCTCGTCTGGCTCAATGACGAAGCCATGCTGCCGGGGCGCGCCTACTGGCTCAAGCTCGCCACGCAGACCGTTTCGGTCACCGTGCAGCAGCCGAAGTACGTCGTGAACGTCAACACGATGGAGCAGCTTGCTGCGAAGACTCTGGAGTTGAACGCCATAGGCGTGGCCGAGATCGCCACTGACAAACCGCTGGTGTTCGAGGCCTACGGCGACAACCGCACGCTCGGCGGCTTCGTGCTGATCGACAAGATGAGCAACGCCACGGTCGCCGCCGGCATGCTCAACTTCTCGCTGCGCCGCGCCCAGAACGTGCACTGGCAGGCGCTCGACATCAGCCGCGAGGCCCATGCCGCGCTCAAGCGCCAAAGCCCCAAGGTGCTGTGGTTCACCGGCCTGTCGGGCTCTGGCAAGTCGACCATCGCCAACCTGGTCGAGAAGCGCCTGCACGCCGTGGGCAAGCACACCTTCCTGCTGGACGGCGACAACGTGCGCCATGGCCTCAACAAGGATCTCGGCTTTACCGAGGCCGACCGCATCGAGAACATCCGCCGCGTCGGCGAAGTCGCGCGCCTGATGACCGATGCCGGCCTGATCGTGCTGACCGCCTTCATCAGCCCGTTCCGCGCCGAGCGCGAGATGGTGCGCGGGTTGATGGCGACGGGTGAATTCGTCGAAATCTTCGTCGACACCCCGCTGGAAGTAGCCGAGGCGCGCGACGTCAAGGGCCTCTACAAGAAGGCGCGTTCCGGCCAGCTCAAGAACTTCACCGGCATCGACAGTCCCTACGAAGCACCCGAAAACCCGGACTTCCGCGTCGATACCACCCAGGAATCGCCCGAGGACGCAGCCGAGCGCATCGTGAATGCCCTTCTCGGCTGGGCTCCCACGATCTAGGCAAGCATCTCTGGCCGGGAGGGAACCGCCAATGATTCTGTTTCACGGACACGAGGCGCACACCCGCTCGATCGTCAAGGCGATCAGCTGGCGGACGCTGGGAAGTATCGACACGTTCCTGCTTGGTTGGCTGTTCACCGGCAGCGCCAAGGCTGCCGGCGCTATCGCCGGGACCGAAGTGATCACGAAGATCGGGCTCTATTACTTCCACGAGCGCGTGTGGAGTTCGATCCACTGGGGCACCCAGCGTCCCGCTGTGGAAGATGAGGACGCCGCCATCAGCGCCGAGGCAGGCCTGGTCTGACCTTCTCAGACCCGGCCGATGCTGCTGTAGGCAAAGCCTGCCGCACGCGCCTCGGCCGGGTCATAGACATTGCGCAGGTCCACCAGCACCGGCGCATTCATCAGGCTCTTCACCCGCGCAAAATCAAGCGCGCGGAACGCATCCCATTCGGTGACCAAGGCAACCGCGTCAGCTCCCGCGACGGCTGCATAAGTCGATGCTGCCATCGTCACCTCCGGCATGATCTCGGCTGCGGCCTCCATGCCTTCCGGATCGTAGGCCACCACTTCGGCCCCCGCATCGAGCAGCGTCTGCACGATCGCAATCGAGGGGGCATCGCGCATGTCGTCGGTGTTGGGTTTGAACGTCAGCCCGAGCAGCGCCACGCGCTTGCCCCGCGCATCGCCGCCAAGCGCCTCGATCACCTTGCGGCCCATCGCACGCTTGCGGCTGTCGTTGACCTTTACCACCGCTTCGACCAGCCGCACCGGGCTGTTGTAATCCTCGGCGGTCTTGAGCAGTGCCAGCGTGTCCTTGGGGAAGCACGATCCGCCATAGCCCGGCCCGGCGTGCAGGAATTTCGAACCGATGCGGTTGTCGAGGCCGATGCCCCGCGCCACGTCCTGCACGTCGCCGCCGACCTTCTCGCACAGATCCGCCATCTCGTTGATGAAGGTGATCTTGGTGGCGAGAAAGGCATTGGCAGCGTACTTGATAAGCTCACTGCTGCGGCGCGAGGTGAACAGGATCGGCGCCCGGTTGAGGAACAGCGGGCGATAAACCTCGCGCATCACGCCGCGCGCCCATTCCTCCTCGGCACCGATGACGATGCGGTCAGGCCGCTTGAAATCGCCGATCGCGGCGCCCTCGCGCAGAAACTCAGGGTTGGATACCACGGCGAACCGCACATCGGTTCCGCTCTCGCGAATGATCCGCTCCACCTCGTCGCCGGTGCCTACCGGCACAGTCGATTTGGTCACCACAACAGTCGGCGTCCTGATGTTCTCCGCCAGTTCCTGCGCCACGGCATAGACATAAGTCAGGTCGGCGTGGCCATCACCCCGGCGTGAAGGCGTGCCCACGGCGATAAAGATTGCCGCAGCATCTTCGATGGAACTGGCAAGATCGGTCGAGAATGACAGGCGTCCGGCCTTGACGTTGGCGGCGACCAGCTCGGCAAGGCCCGGCTCGTAGATCGGCATGACGCCGGCGCGCAGCCGCTCGATCTTGCTCTCGTCCTTGTCGATGCACACCACATCGTGGCCGAAATCGGCAAAGCAGGCTCCCGAAACCAGCCCGACATAGCCCGAGCCAACCATTGCGATCTTCATCAAAGCACTCCGTACAGCCATGCGCTGTTAGCAAGCACCGGCCCATCCCGGAACCCTGCTTGCGGGTGGGCCTCCTAACCGTCTAACCTTTCGCCAAGATGACCATCATTTCCTTGCCCAAAAGCTGGCGGCCGAGCCTCGAACCGGTCCTGCATTCCCCCCCTTGCGCGATCTGGACGCCTTCCTCGACGCCGAAGAGCGGTCGGCCAAGGCCATATACCCGCCACGCGATGCGCGCCTCGCCGCGCTGGAACTCACGCCGCTCGATCAGGTGCGCGTGGTGATCCTCGGGCAGGACCCGTACCACGGCCCGGGCCAGGCGCACGGCCTCGCCTTCTCGGTACAGCACGGCGTCAGGATCCCGCCGAGCCTGGTTAACATCTACAAGGAGCTCGAAGCCGACCTCGGCATCCCCCGCGCCCCCACGGCAACCTGACGCGCTGGGCGCAGCAAGGCGTGCTGCTGCTCAACAACGCGCTGACTGTCGAGGCGGCCCATGCCGGCTCGCATCAGGGCATGGGCTGGGAACTGCTCACCGATGCCGCCGTCGAAGCTGTCGCCTCGCGGCCCGATCCCACCGTGTTCATGCTGTGGGGCAGCCATGCGCAGAAGAAGGCAGCGCGGATCGGCGCCCTGCAGAACGGCCCGCATCTCGTGCTGAAGGCGCAGCACCCCAGCCCGCTCTCGGCCTACAAGGGCTTCTTCGGTTCGAAACCGTTCAGCCAGGCCAATACCTTCCTCGAAACCCATGGCCGTGGTGCGATAGACTGGCGCGTCTGACGCAAAAAGCCCCGCCAGAGCGGGGCTTTTCATATCGCACTCAAGCCGAAAACTCAGCCCGGGATAGAAGCCGAAGCGGCCTGACCGTCACCTTCCGGCGCGGCGAGGATGTCGCGCACGACCTGGCCCTTGGCCACGGTCTGCGTGCCGGGATCGCCCACGGTCGAACGGATCGAGGCGGCGGCCGTGCCCGCACGATTGAGCGTGTCGGTCTCGACGCTGGAGCGCGCCGAAGGGCCGCCGAACAGGGTTTCGAGCGTCTGCTTGCCGGTTTCCGAATCCTGCGGACGCGGCGCGCCGGGGCTCGGCGGGGTCAGCG is a window of Novosphingobium sp. THN1 DNA encoding:
- the cysD gene encoding sulfate adenylyltransferase subunit CysD; this encodes MAFDAKTLTHLERLESEAIHIMREVVAEATNPVMLYSVGKDSAVMLHLARKAFYPSPPPFPLLHVDTTWKFKDMYALRDKMAAESGMELLIYQNPEAAEKGINPFDHGSLHTDMWKTEGLKQALDKYGFDAAFGGARRDEEKSRAKERIFSFRTASHGWDPKNQRPELWNLYNARKNKGESIRVFPISNWTELDIWQYIHLNDVPIVPLYFADERPTYEWEGQLFMADDIERLEKVLSYRPEITMKSVRFRTLGCFPLTGAVESTAKTLPEVIQETLLTTTSERQGRVIDKDAGGAGMEVKKQQGYF
- the cysN gene encoding sulfate adenylyltransferase subunit CysN; protein product: MTETTLGQDVIYKTEALIAEDIDAYLEQHQHKTMLRFITCGSVDDGKSTLIGRLLYDSKMIFEDQLAALENDSKKVGTQGQDIDFALLVDGLAAEREQGITIDVAYRFFNTEKRKFIVADCPGHEQYTRNMVTGASTADLAVILIDARKGVLVQTRRHSYLCHLIGIRNIVLAVNKMDLVNYDQATFDAIVKDYGEFAKSIGIESFTAMPISGFKGDNITTPSANTPWYQGPTLVEHLETVEVLSSVDADKPFRMPVQWVNRPNLDFRGFSGLIATGSVKPGDEVRVLPSGKTSKVTRIVTLDGDLEQGVAGQSVTLCLADEVDCSRGDVISLADNPPQAADQFEATLVWLNDEAMLPGRAYWLKLATQTVSVTVQQPKYVVNVNTMEQLAAKTLELNAIGVAEIATDKPLVFEAYGDNRTLGGFVLIDKMSNATVAAGMLNFSLRRAQNVHWQALDISREAHAALKRQSPKVLWFTGLSGSGKSTIANLVEKRLHAVGKHTFLLDGDNVRHGLNKDLGFTEADRIENIRRVGEVARLMTDAGLIVLTAFISPFRAEREMVRGLMATGEFVEIFVDTPLEVAEARDVKGLYKKARSGQLKNFTGIDSPYEAPENPDFRVDTTQESPEDAAERIVNALLGWAPTI
- a CDS encoding DUF2061 domain-containing protein; the encoded protein is MILFHGHEAHTRSIVKAISWRTLGSIDTFLLGWLFTGSAKAAGAIAGTEVITKIGLYYFHERVWSSIHWGTQRPAVEDEDAAISAEAGLV
- a CDS encoding UDP-glucose/GDP-mannose dehydrogenase family protein, with amino-acid sequence MKIAMVGSGYVGLVSGACFADFGHDVVCIDKDESKIERLRAGVMPIYEPGLAELVAANVKAGRLSFSTDLASSIEDAAAIFIAVGTPSRRGDGHADLTYVYAVAQELAENIRTPTVVVTKSTVPVGTGDEVERIIRESGTDVRFAVVSNPEFLREGAAIGDFKRPDRIVIGAEEEWARGVMREVYRPLFLNRAPILFTSRRSSELIKYAANAFLATKITFINEMADLCEKVGGDVQDVARGIGLDNRIGSKFLHAGPGYGGSCFPKDTLALLKTAEDYNSPVRLVEAVVKVNDSRKRAMGRKVIEALGGDARGKRVALLGLTFKPNTDDMRDAPSIAIVQTLLDAGAEVVAYDPEGMEAAAEIMPEVTMAASTYAAVAGADAVALVTEWDAFRALDFARVKSLMNAPVLVDLRNVYDPAEARAAGFAYSSIGRV
- a CDS encoding DUF3035 domain-containing protein, with translation MMRKAAALALVVSGATLLSACGGGGSLFNRDRPDEMAVTRAAPLVVPPDFALTPPSPGAPRPQDSETGKQTLETLFGGPSARSSVETDTLNRAGTAAASIRSTVGDPGTQTVAKGQVVRDILAAPEGDGQAASASIPG